TCCTGTCGTGTCGAACGAGCCGGGGCTCCCGGCTTCGGAGCAGAAGAAGCCGGACGTGCTGGCGGACAGAGAGCAGCTTCGCATCGTCGCGCTCGGCGATTCGCTGACGGCGGGAACCGGGGATTTGACGGGCAAGGGGTACGTCGGACAGCTGCGGGACAAGCTGGAGAAGCAGGCCGGCAAGCCGGTTTTCGTATACAACAACTTCGCCATTCCGGGTTACCGGACGACCGATTTACTGAAGGATCTTGACGCGAAAAAAGAAATCTCCCAAGCGATCGCCGAATCGGATATCGTGCTGCTTACGATCGGCGGCAACGATTTGTTTGAAGGCGGCCAAGGCATACTCGATCAGTCTCAGGGCTTCAGCGCAAAGGCGGCCGCGGATCGGATGCCCGAAGCGTTAAAGCGGCTTGAGCAGGTGCTAAGCATCGTAGCCAAAGCGAACCCGAAGGCGATCGTATATTATGTCGGGTTATACCATCCGTTCCTTGATCTGGACGAAACGAGAGAAGGCTCTCTCGTCGTGCAAAAGTGGAACACGTCCGCCTTCGAAATGGCGAACCGGTACCCGAACGTCGTCGTCGTGCCGACCTACGATTTGTTTGAGCTGAATCTGACCAAATATTTGTACAGCGATCATTTCCATCCGAACCAGGACGGCTACGAACGGATTGCCGAGCGGATCGCGCAGATCTTGAAATGAGTTTAAAAGGAGGCGTGGGTTTCGTGGCTCAGCATGGGCAGCCTGAGGTCGTTTTGTCCGTTAACGGACTTCGTAAAAAAATAAAGAACAAATGGATCATCAAGGGCATTTCGTTTGATGTATATGCCGGTGAAATATTCGGCTTTCTCGGCCCGAACGGCGCCGGCAAGACGACGACGATCCGCATGCTCGTCGATCTGATCAAACCGACGGAAGGCTCCGTGAAAATTTGCGGTTACGACGTACATATGCGGCATAATGAAGCGCTCCGATATGTCGGCTGTATTGTCGAGAATCCGGAGCTGTACGGGTATTTGAGCGGCTGGGAAAATCTCGAGCATTTTGCCCGGATGCTGCCCGGCGTCGGCGAAAAGCGGATTCGCGAGGTGGTCGACATCGTCGGCATGGATCAGCGCATCCACGACAAGGTGCGCACATATTCGCTCGGGATGCGCCAGCGTCTCGGTATTGCCCAGGCGCTGCTGGGAAATCCTAAACTGCTGATTTTGGATGAGCCTACGAACGGACTCGATCCGCAAGGGATCAAGGAAATGCGCGAATTTATCCGCCAGCTTGCGGATACGGGGCTAAGCTTGTTCGTTTCAAGCCATTTGCTCAGCGAAATTCAGCAAATGTGCGACCGTGTGGCGATCATCAGCCACGGTGAAGTTATTCAGGTGGGTGAGGTGGACAAGCTGATCGCCCAGGCCGGCAGCCGCGTCGTCTGGAAGGCGGAGCCGCTGGATCGGGCGCTGGACGTG
The window above is part of the Paenibacillus hamazuiensis genome. Proteins encoded here:
- a CDS encoding GDSL-type esterase/lipase family protein; its protein translation is MKSSKWLWRAVVIGSIVSTALCAFGFVYAVNQILFPNPVVSNEPGLPASEQKKPDVLADREQLRIVALGDSLTAGTGDLTGKGYVGQLRDKLEKQAGKPVFVYNNFAIPGYRTTDLLKDLDAKKEISQAIAESDIVLLTIGGNDLFEGGQGILDQSQGFSAKAAADRMPEALKRLEQVLSIVAKANPKAIVYYVGLYHPFLDLDETREGSLVVQKWNTSAFEMANRYPNVVVVPTYDLFELNLTKYLYSDHFHPNQDGYERIAERIAQILK
- a CDS encoding ABC transporter ATP-binding protein: MAQHGQPEVVLSVNGLRKKIKNKWIIKGISFDVYAGEIFGFLGPNGAGKTTTIRMLVDLIKPTEGSVKICGYDVHMRHNEALRYVGCIVENPELYGYLSGWENLEHFARMLPGVGEKRIREVVDIVGMDQRIHDKVRTYSLGMRQRLGIAQALLGNPKLLILDEPTNGLDPQGIKEMREFIRQLADTGLSLFVSSHLLSEIQQMCDRVAIISHGEVIQVGEVDKLIAQAGSRVVWKAEPLDRALDVLGRSPDIQVLAVTEPDPHGEQNGGTIVTQMNTGDVPRINQSLVEAGVRLFAIEMKNPTLEDLFLSLTEGERIE